The following proteins are encoded in a genomic region of Dyadobacter sp. UC 10:
- the rlmD gene encoding 23S rRNA (uracil(1939)-C(5))-methyltransferase RlmD → MLKNNKYEYVEITDFAAEGKCIFKSEDGVIFVEGNVAPGDIVDLQVVKTKKKLKEAIVTKTHKLSSLRTDPYCLHHTVCGGCKWQHIDYQHQLKFKRQQVIDHFERIGKIRNVEISQILAAPKTEYYRNKLEFTFSNWRWLTKEQMDSGQQFSKNALGFHVPKRFDKIFTVDHCHLQPDPSNTIRNSLHHFADLKSVPYYDVRFNVGIMRNLVVRTANTGDVMVIVQFGADNQEAIAEVMEYMHKTHPEITSLNYIINLKGNDSYQDQNVIHYAGEDFIRETMEDLTFLVGPKSFYQTNSDQAYQLFSVAREYAGLTGNESVYDLYTGTGTIANFVARRAKKVVGVEYVEAAVQDARRNSELNGITNTSFFAGDMRGIMNENFLNTHGRPDVIITDPPRAGMDQPVVETILKAAPDRIVYVSCNTATQARDIALMSEDYEVTKVQPVDMFPNTHHVENVALLVRRHPEIS, encoded by the coding sequence ATGCTCAAAAATAACAAATATGAATACGTTGAAATTACCGATTTTGCGGCAGAAGGCAAATGTATATTTAAATCGGAGGACGGTGTAATTTTTGTAGAAGGAAATGTGGCGCCCGGTGACATCGTTGATTTGCAGGTAGTCAAAACAAAGAAGAAATTAAAGGAGGCGATCGTTACAAAAACACACAAATTATCCTCGTTACGGACCGATCCTTACTGTCTTCACCACACGGTTTGCGGTGGTTGTAAATGGCAGCACATCGACTATCAGCATCAGTTGAAATTTAAAAGACAGCAGGTAATTGACCATTTTGAAAGAATTGGTAAGATTAGGAATGTTGAGATTAGCCAGATCCTGGCTGCACCGAAGACGGAATATTATCGCAATAAGTTGGAATTTACTTTTTCAAACTGGCGCTGGCTGACGAAAGAGCAAATGGATTCGGGGCAGCAGTTCTCGAAGAATGCGCTGGGCTTTCACGTTCCCAAACGTTTTGACAAAATATTTACGGTAGACCACTGTCACCTGCAACCCGACCCGTCGAACACGATCCGGAACTCGCTGCACCACTTCGCCGATCTGAAAAGCGTTCCTTATTATGATGTGCGTTTCAACGTCGGCATTATGCGGAACCTGGTTGTTCGCACTGCGAATACCGGAGATGTGATGGTGATCGTGCAATTTGGAGCAGACAATCAGGAAGCTATCGCGGAGGTAATGGAATATATGCACAAAACGCATCCGGAAATCACTTCTCTGAATTATATCATTAACCTGAAAGGCAACGATTCGTACCAGGACCAAAACGTAATCCATTATGCGGGAGAGGATTTTATCCGCGAAACAATGGAAGACCTGACTTTCCTGGTGGGGCCGAAGTCGTTTTACCAGACGAATTCTGACCAGGCTTACCAGCTTTTCAGCGTGGCGAGAGAATATGCCGGGCTGACAGGAAATGAGTCGGTTTATGATCTATACACCGGAACCGGCACGATTGCTAATTTTGTAGCCAGAAGGGCGAAAAAAGTGGTAGGTGTAGAATATGTGGAAGCCGCAGTGCAGGATGCGCGCAGGAACTCTGAATTGAATGGCATTACGAATACGTCCTTTTTTGCCGGGGATATGCGCGGAATCATGAACGAGAATTTCCTGAACACGCATGGAAGGCCTGACGTTATTATCACAGATCCCCCGCGCGCAGGTATGGATCAGCCGGTAGTAGAAACCATCCTGAAAGCTGCACCAGACCGAATTGTGTATGTAAGTTGTAATACAGCGACCCAGGCACGCGACATTGCTTTGATGTCTGAGGACTACGAAGTGACCAAAGTGCAACCGGTAGATATGTTCCCTAATACGCATCATGTGGAAAATGTGGCGTTGCTGGTTAGGCGTCACCCCGAAATTTCCTAG
- the dnaB gene encoding replicative DNA helicase, with product MENEKGPNNQSRQGSKSGAFAKKPYGARTPSIDQNISKLPPQAVDMEEAVLGALMIEKDALTAVADILRPDSFYKEAHIRIYSAIITLFADSEPIDMLTVTAKLRSTGELEMIGGATYIMQLTSKVNSAANIEFHARIISQAYIKRELIKIASEIQRDAFEETTDVFMLLDKMEQNLFQISESNIKKNYADMGALMRQALAELDQKKNNKDGLTGVPSGFSALDRLTSGWQKTELMILAARPGMGKTAFVVSSLRNAAVEFNMPVAIFSLEMSSVQLVNRLISAEAEIDSEKIRKGSLAPHEWEQLHHRIHRLTNAPIFIDDTPALSILELRAKCRRLKAQHDIQMIVIDYLQLMTGDTGGKGAGNREQEIAMISRSLKNLAKELDVPVIALSQLSRAVETRGGEKRPQLSDLRESGSIEQDADMVIFLYRPEYYGITEDEAGNSVAGIGEVILAKNRAGSLDTIQLRFIGKYTKFTDLDSAYTPAPFSVDRPIQTTNPIGSFESQANPSSAGGTLRSRANDLSNFDYKGPDSEPPF from the coding sequence ATGGAAAACGAAAAAGGCCCCAATAACCAGTCAAGACAAGGCTCCAAATCCGGTGCATTCGCCAAGAAACCTTACGGTGCCAGAACTCCTTCTATTGACCAGAATATCAGCAAATTACCCCCACAGGCCGTGGATATGGAAGAGGCTGTACTGGGTGCTTTGATGATTGAAAAGGATGCACTTACCGCGGTAGCCGACATTCTTCGTCCTGACAGTTTTTACAAAGAGGCGCATATCCGTATTTACAGTGCGATCATTACCCTTTTCGCTGATTCAGAACCGATTGATATGCTGACCGTCACTGCCAAATTACGCAGTACCGGAGAGCTTGAAATGATCGGAGGCGCAACCTACATCATGCAGCTGACGAGCAAGGTTAACTCGGCGGCGAATATTGAATTCCATGCAAGGATCATTTCTCAGGCCTATATCAAAAGAGAACTGATCAAGATTGCTTCTGAAATACAGCGGGATGCATTCGAAGAGACGACAGACGTATTTATGCTCCTCGATAAGATGGAGCAGAACCTGTTTCAGATCTCGGAATCAAATATCAAGAAAAACTACGCTGACATGGGCGCGCTGATGCGACAGGCATTGGCAGAACTGGATCAGAAAAAGAATAATAAGGACGGTCTGACCGGAGTACCTTCCGGTTTCAGCGCGCTGGACAGGTTAACCTCCGGCTGGCAAAAAACGGAATTGATGATCCTCGCGGCGCGGCCTGGTATGGGAAAAACGGCATTTGTCGTTTCCTCACTCCGGAATGCCGCCGTAGAGTTTAATATGCCGGTAGCGATATTCTCACTTGAAATGTCGTCGGTACAGCTTGTAAACAGGCTTATTTCCGCCGAAGCAGAAATTGATAGTGAAAAAATCAGGAAAGGTAGTCTGGCCCCACACGAGTGGGAGCAGCTGCACCACCGCATTCACCGCCTTACCAACGCCCCTATCTTCATCGACGACACCCCTGCCCTTTCTATTCTGGAATTGCGTGCCAAATGTCGCCGCCTGAAAGCCCAGCACGACATTCAGATGATCGTAATCGACTATTTGCAGCTGATGACGGGTGATACCGGCGGTAAGGGAGCAGGTAACCGGGAGCAGGAAATTGCGATGATCTCACGGTCGCTGAAAAACCTGGCAAAAGAACTGGACGTGCCGGTTATCGCATTGTCACAGTTAAGCCGGGCCGTGGAAACGCGTGGAGGTGAAAAACGGCCGCAACTATCCGATTTAAGGGAATCCGGTTCTATTGAGCAGGATGCAGATATGGTAATATTCCTGTACCGTCCTGAGTATTATGGCATTACAGAAGACGAGGCTGGAAATTCTGTGGCAGGTATCGGTGAAGTTATCCTGGCTAAAAACCGGGCGGGCTCCCTGGATACAATCCAGCTTCGTTTTATTGGTAAGTACACCAAGTTCACCGACCTCGATTCTGCCTATACCCCTGCCCCATTCTCGGTCGACCGACCAATTCAGACCACCAATCCAATCGGCTCATTTGAGAGCCAGGCAAATCCTTCATCAGCAGGCGGCACATTAAGAAGCCGCGCCAACGACCTCAGCAACTTCGACTACAAAGGCCCGGACAGCGAACCGCCGTTTTAG
- a CDS encoding PhoH family protein, whose protein sequence is MLEKIITLEDVSMVDFLGIHNSNIKEVAAAFPESKIISRGNEIRIQGTAPEIIRITDVMDSLLAHYQKYGKITNDNVKGYLNGISKTPVAGGDDDDDVILYGNKGLVIKAKTTNQRLLVEQAAKYDLVFAVGPAGTGKTYTAVAIAVRALKNKEIKKIIITRPAVEAGENLGFLPGDLKEKIDPYLRPIYDALDDMIAPEKLKLYLESRTIEIAPLAYMRGRTLNNAFILLDEAQNTTPMQMKMFLTRMGPSSKAIITGDKSQIDLPKNLKSGLIDSLTVLKGIKGISFVELDGSDVVRHRLVKDILAAYEKAEQ, encoded by the coding sequence TTGCTGGAAAAAATCATCACGCTCGAAGACGTTTCAATGGTTGACTTTTTGGGTATTCATAATTCGAATATCAAGGAAGTGGCCGCAGCTTTCCCCGAAAGCAAGATCATTTCACGAGGCAACGAGATCCGCATCCAGGGCACTGCTCCCGAAATTATCAGAATCACGGATGTAATGGATTCACTTCTTGCGCATTACCAGAAGTATGGTAAAATCACCAATGACAATGTAAAAGGCTATCTCAACGGAATTTCTAAAACGCCGGTTGCCGGTGGCGACGATGATGACGACGTGATCCTTTATGGTAACAAGGGATTGGTGATCAAAGCCAAAACAACCAACCAGCGGCTACTGGTAGAGCAGGCTGCCAAATATGACCTTGTATTTGCAGTTGGACCGGCGGGTACCGGTAAAACCTACACAGCCGTGGCGATAGCAGTCAGGGCGCTGAAAAATAAGGAAATAAAGAAAATTATTATCACGCGCCCGGCGGTGGAGGCAGGGGAGAACCTGGGTTTTTTGCCCGGCGATCTCAAAGAAAAGATCGATCCGTACCTGCGCCCGATCTACGATGCGCTGGACGACATGATCGCTCCCGAGAAGCTGAAACTGTATCTCGAAAGCCGCACGATTGAAATCGCCCCGCTGGCGTATATGCGCGGCCGGACTCTAAACAACGCATTTATATTGCTGGACGAGGCGCAGAACACGACACCCATGCAGATGAAAATGTTCCTGACAAGGATGGGGCCAAGTTCAAAAGCGATAATTACAGGTGACAAATCTCAGATTGATCTCCCGAAAAACCTGAAATCCGGTCTTATCGATTCGCTGACGGTTTTAAAAGGTATTAAAGGGATCAGTTTCGTCGAATTGGATGGATCTGATGTTGTAAGGCACCGGTTGGTTAAGGATATTCTGGCGGCCTATGAAAAAGCGGAACAATAG
- a CDS encoding M43 family zinc metalloprotease, with protein MITLLLMMGTVSLSVAQVSESTLIRCASTEQDSLRISKNPALFKLRQQSEAVIQQYISRSRVNKRTNADEIVTIPVVVHVIHSEEGRSMGGAGNANITDAQVNSQIEVLNEDYSNTSGYKGFYTDSLGVDTGIRFKLVTIVRTYNSKSQFSPITDGDDLAEISPAWSTNRYLNIWVCRLNDRYLGTSQFPVVTEINNRTQGLATSEDEEQDALTDGVIIDFRYFGRNAEAITSRIYNLGRTTTHEVGHWLGLIHIWGDRNCGTDHCEDTPPAYTKNETTDIECTPVFSDCRGVNTRNMIENYMDYSPDACMSVFTNDQMERMHAVLELSPRRAKLVEFSKITTDELLVDIYPNPVQETLFSSIFTPNFEVFTVSVFNQRGQKVIQDKLNRTSLNVKNLPSGLYFYKVETASKTLTRKFYVR; from the coding sequence TTGATCACGTTACTGTTGATGATGGGCACCGTGTCACTTTCCGTGGCACAGGTATCCGAGTCGACGCTGATTCGTTGCGCCAGTACAGAGCAGGATTCGTTGAGAATTTCAAAGAATCCTGCTCTTTTTAAGTTAAGACAGCAATCGGAGGCAGTTATTCAGCAATATATCAGCCGCAGCAGGGTCAATAAAAGGACAAATGCGGACGAGATAGTTACCATTCCTGTAGTCGTGCATGTCATACATTCAGAGGAAGGCCGAAGTATGGGCGGGGCGGGTAATGCCAATATCACCGATGCGCAAGTGAATAGCCAGATCGAAGTCCTGAACGAGGATTACAGCAATACTTCAGGCTATAAGGGATTTTATACCGACTCACTTGGTGTCGATACCGGGATCAGGTTCAAGCTGGTTACCATCGTGAGAACTTATAATTCCAAATCGCAATTCAGCCCTATCACTGACGGGGATGACCTGGCTGAAATCTCGCCCGCCTGGTCCACTAACCGTTACCTTAATATATGGGTTTGCAGGCTGAACGACAGGTATTTAGGTACTTCTCAATTTCCTGTCGTGACCGAAATTAATAACCGTACACAAGGTCTGGCGACTTCGGAAGACGAAGAACAAGATGCTTTGACAGATGGTGTGATCATCGATTTCAGGTATTTTGGACGAAACGCGGAGGCAATTACCAGCCGCATTTACAATCTGGGACGGACAACCACACACGAAGTAGGGCATTGGTTAGGGCTGATCCACATTTGGGGGGACAGGAATTGCGGAACGGACCATTGTGAAGACACACCGCCTGCATATACCAAAAATGAAACGACGGATATCGAATGCACGCCGGTGTTTTCTGATTGCCGCGGCGTAAATACGCGTAATATGATCGAGAACTACATGGATTATTCTCCCGACGCTTGTATGAGCGTTTTTACAAATGATCAAATGGAGAGAATGCATGCAGTGCTGGAACTGAGCCCGAGACGAGCGAAGCTGGTTGAGTTTTCCAAGATCACTACTGACGAGCTCCTGGTGGATATTTACCCAAATCCGGTACAGGAGACACTTTTTTCAAGCATTTTTACTCCGAATTTTGAAGTATTCACGGTAAGCGTATTCAATCAAAGAGGTCAGAAGGTCATCCAGGACAAGCTGAACCGAACATCACTCAACGTAAAAAATCTCCCCAGCGGGCTTTATTTTTATAAAGTCGAGACAGCCTCGAAGACGCTGACCAGGAAATTTTACGTAAGGTAA
- a CDS encoding ComEC/Rec2 family competence protein: MLSRAPFVGFVLLFIAGILLGDVLLLAPYFSGHLALPVFLLAGISSFLCHYFELKRGVIISIWLSFIALGSFCRISGEQKLDSIISSFEESDYSGYEAKVISLPEKRRNSVRVEAEIVRVMESDNWVKMSTKVLINIPADADEIPKPGDLLIVKGRLERPMPANNPEQFDYRKYLRNKGILWTDQLGPGVFDVYHFAKKDAPARFWLTDISDWADSSFRENLADDRSYGLVKAMLLGRRDDLHAEQTDDYIASGSVHILSVSGMHVAIIFLMITTILGWLKKWRGGKVLYVSVVALLLVFYALATGFSPSVQRATIMCIVFVLAEVSGRKQLSMNTLGISALLILLFDPAALFDVGFQLSYLAMTGIFLFYNPIYAIFKPSNRIIRFIWQISALAFAAQLTTFPLSIFYFHQFPTYFWLVNPFVIGFTNVLLPAAMILLFASLINLDWLQWIFAQVVDWSAYFTNVSAGIPRYLPGYLVGQINLGIVETMLLYTLFLLIWLAYEQREFQYLKYSFLLTFLFVAISVSISIQSYLLTESISYNIPKHTVGSYKYGSKLYLVSDAAFRSDKQAFDFYIKNYVVTREIGEVIFAVKSAH, from the coding sequence ATGCTTTCAAGAGCACCGTTTGTTGGCTTCGTGCTGCTTTTCATCGCCGGCATCCTGCTGGGTGACGTATTATTGCTGGCTCCATATTTTAGCGGGCACCTAGCTTTGCCGGTATTTTTACTGGCTGGAATTTCCTCTTTCCTCTGCCATTATTTCGAATTAAAGCGCGGCGTAATCATTTCAATATGGCTTTCATTCATCGCTCTCGGCTCCTTTTGCAGGATATCCGGTGAGCAAAAGCTGGACAGTATTATTTCGTCTTTTGAGGAGTCTGACTATTCGGGCTACGAGGCGAAGGTTATCAGCCTGCCAGAGAAGCGCCGTAACTCGGTGCGGGTTGAGGCGGAGATAGTACGTGTAATGGAAAGCGATAACTGGGTGAAAATGTCAACGAAAGTACTGATCAATATCCCCGCCGATGCTGACGAAATTCCAAAGCCTGGCGACCTGCTGATTGTGAAGGGCCGGCTGGAAAGACCTATGCCGGCCAATAATCCGGAACAATTCGATTACCGCAAATATCTGAGAAATAAAGGCATATTATGGACTGATCAGCTGGGGCCGGGCGTTTTCGATGTATACCATTTTGCCAAAAAGGATGCGCCTGCACGTTTTTGGCTTACAGACATTTCCGATTGGGCCGATAGTAGTTTTCGCGAGAACCTGGCCGATGACCGGTCTTATGGTTTGGTTAAAGCCATGCTCCTGGGTCGGCGGGATGATCTCCACGCAGAGCAGACAGACGATTATATTGCCTCGGGTTCGGTACATATTTTGTCGGTTTCTGGAATGCATGTGGCGATCATTTTTTTGATGATTACCACTATTCTTGGGTGGTTGAAGAAATGGAGAGGCGGGAAAGTGCTGTATGTCAGCGTTGTGGCATTGCTTTTGGTGTTTTATGCACTCGCAACAGGGTTTTCTCCTTCGGTTCAGCGGGCAACAATTATGTGCATCGTGTTTGTACTTGCGGAGGTTTCGGGGCGTAAGCAGCTTTCAATGAACACGCTCGGAATTTCGGCCCTTTTGATATTGTTGTTTGATCCTGCTGCGCTCTTTGATGTGGGGTTCCAATTGTCTTATCTGGCTATGACCGGTATTTTCCTTTTCTATAATCCGATTTATGCGATATTCAAGCCTTCAAATAGAATTATAAGATTCATCTGGCAAATTTCCGCACTGGCATTTGCAGCTCAACTGACCACTTTTCCATTGAGTATTTTCTATTTCCATCAATTTCCAACCTACTTCTGGTTAGTCAATCCTTTTGTAATCGGATTTACGAATGTGCTGCTGCCTGCCGCGATGATACTGCTTTTTGCGAGTCTGATAAATCTCGACTGGTTGCAATGGATCTTCGCCCAGGTAGTGGATTGGTCAGCCTATTTCACCAATGTTTCGGCGGGCATTCCTAGATATCTACCCGGGTATCTGGTCGGGCAGATAAATCTCGGGATTGTTGAAACAATGCTGCTCTACACGCTGTTTTTACTGATCTGGCTGGCTTACGAACAAAGGGAATTCCAGTATTTGAAGTACAGTTTCCTGTTAACCTTCCTTTTCGTAGCTATTTCCGTTTCCATCAGCATTCAGTCTTATCTGCTGACAGAAAGTATTTCTTACAATATTCCAAAACACACAGTTGGAAGCTATAAATATGGAAGCAAACTCTATCTGGTTTCCGACGCAGCATTCAGATCTGATAAGCAGGCTTTTGATTTTTACATCAAAAACTACGTAGTGACCCGGGAGATAGGAGAGGTCATTTTTGCTGTGAAATCTGCTCACTGA
- a CDS encoding DUF922 domain-containing protein: MMSLRFLLLITLLITALAAQAQQDRIILNLAKDPAGLFKSYKFYIQEVEDKRSLPGAVLGKVIALGKEVPVVLPGNAEKELFSYWSFLAPKKHETYLPLYVTLKDFALNEKRVAPNKVTGEVRLNIRFRWYRNMESVELTGYQTSATYTRPERDYDYEKLVKQLVDQSLTHFHKWMVNNTGKNPALARNLLLVFKEITDGATEDTVFYSPKRPLIWDDFKVRSGKPGSRYAAAVFTSFGYEGRSYPKDNDLVVEIGLKTFMVKSMSWGRPESRNAGTLRHEQIHFDITRLVVEKFKNRLRKADLTIEDYDSEIQYQFLEAFREMNRDQEQYDGETGHGLNAAAQAAWDKKIAAQIAAVYEVQ, encoded by the coding sequence ATGATGTCCCTACGCTTTCTGCTTCTAATTACCCTGCTCATAACGGCGCTTGCGGCACAAGCACAGCAAGACCGCATTATCCTGAACCTGGCCAAAGACCCTGCCGGTTTATTTAAGTCGTATAAATTTTACATCCAGGAAGTAGAAGATAAGAGAAGTTTGCCGGGGGCCGTGCTCGGAAAAGTAATCGCATTGGGAAAAGAAGTACCAGTTGTATTGCCGGGAAATGCAGAAAAAGAGCTGTTCAGCTACTGGAGTTTCTTAGCGCCAAAGAAGCACGAAACTTACCTGCCGCTCTATGTGACCTTGAAGGATTTTGCATTAAATGAAAAAAGAGTTGCTCCCAATAAAGTGACGGGAGAAGTGAGACTAAACATCAGGTTTCGTTGGTACCGCAACATGGAATCGGTGGAACTGACTGGTTATCAAACCTCTGCAACCTACACCCGCCCGGAGAGGGACTACGATTATGAAAAGCTGGTGAAGCAGCTCGTCGACCAGTCGCTTACTCATTTTCACAAATGGATGGTCAATAATACAGGCAAAAATCCGGCGCTAGCAAGGAATCTTTTGCTGGTATTTAAAGAAATTACCGATGGGGCGACCGAGGATACCGTTTTTTACTCACCAAAAAGACCCCTGATCTGGGACGATTTCAAGGTACGCAGCGGAAAACCCGGAAGCCGGTACGCGGCCGCAGTTTTTACCAGTTTCGGCTACGAGGGACGATCCTATCCAAAAGACAATGACCTGGTTGTGGAAATCGGGTTAAAAACCTTTATGGTCAAAAGTATGTCCTGGGGTAGGCCGGAATCCAGAAATGCAGGCACTTTACGGCACGAGCAGATCCACTTTGACATTACAAGGCTCGTCGTAGAGAAATTTAAGAACCGGCTCCGAAAAGCCGACCTTACCATTGAGGATTACGACAGTGAAATCCAATACCAGTTCCTGGAAGCATTCAGGGAAATGAACCGGGACCAGGAACAATATGACGGAGAAACCGGCCACGGACTCAATGCAGCCGCTCAGGCTGCCTGGGACAAAAAAATAGCCGCACAAATCGCAGCTGTTTATGAAGTTCAGTGA
- a CDS encoding deoxycytidylate deaminase, producing MTLATTNLRPEFDDIYMELAKNLAKRSHCIKAQVGAVLTKDTRIISIGYNGPPAGTHNCDEEFPGVGCPRDAKGSCSLALHAEQNAILFAVKNGSNIEGSTLFVTLAPCIACARVIYTMKIKKVVFLHSYAAYKGIAIEEGVEFLKRFGVEVEQYGKERE from the coding sequence ATGACATTAGCTACAACGAATTTGCGGCCTGAATTTGATGACATTTATATGGAATTGGCGAAAAATCTTGCCAAACGCTCTCATTGTATCAAAGCCCAGGTCGGCGCAGTGCTTACAAAAGATACAAGAATTATTTCAATAGGCTACAACGGTCCGCCGGCAGGTACCCACAATTGTGACGAAGAATTTCCGGGCGTAGGATGCCCGAGGGACGCAAAGGGAAGCTGTTCACTTGCGCTTCACGCAGAACAAAACGCAATTTTATTTGCAGTTAAAAACGGCTCAAACATCGAAGGATCGACATTATTCGTCACCCTGGCACCCTGCATTGCCTGCGCGCGGGTGATTTATACGATGAAAATAAAGAAAGTAGTGTTCCTGCATTCCTACGCAGCTTACAAGGGGATAGCAATAGAAGAAGGCGTCGAGTTTTTGAAAAGGTTCGGCGTAGAAGTGGAGCAGTATGGGAAGGAGAGGGAGTAA
- a CDS encoding FKBP-type peptidyl-prolyl cis-trans isomerase has product MKVEKNNVIALTYSLQIPDSDGEMDVVEVVNENDPMYFIHGISGLPEGFENQIEGLAAGDTFDFTVTAEEGYGEYDEEAVVELPKAVFQMEDVNQDELLQIGNIIPMTNEDGERMHGQVVEVKGDVVVMNFNHPLAGKEMHFSGQIVSIRPATPEEISHGHVHGAGGVHHH; this is encoded by the coding sequence ATGAAAGTCGAAAAAAATAACGTCATCGCGTTAACATATAGTTTACAAATTCCCGATTCCGACGGAGAAATGGATGTTGTTGAAGTGGTCAACGAAAACGACCCCATGTACTTCATCCACGGCATCAGCGGACTGCCGGAAGGTTTCGAAAATCAGATCGAAGGCCTGGCTGCCGGAGACACCTTCGATTTTACTGTAACTGCCGAAGAAGGCTACGGAGAATATGACGAAGAGGCAGTCGTAGAGCTTCCGAAGGCAGTTTTCCAGATGGAAGATGTAAATCAGGACGAATTACTCCAGATCGGAAATATCATTCCTATGACCAACGAGGACGGCGAAAGAATGCACGGCCAGGTGGTGGAAGTAAAAGGCGATGTAGTCGTCATGAACTTCAATCATCCGCTTGCAGGCAAAGAAATGCACTTCTCAGGCCAGATTGTATCGATCAGACCTGCTACTCCAGAAGAAATCAGCCACGGCCACGTGCACGGAGCCGGTGGCGTGCATCATCATTAG